A segment of the Corylus avellana chromosome ca2, CavTom2PMs-1.0 genome:
TTATCTCATTTTTGACCTATGGACTTTTTCTGTCCTTTTGATTATGACCTCCTAATATTTTGTTctgtaataaattttttatttaaataattaatatgatataaaaaataaaagttgaaaaaattggagttttGACATGCTcattaccaaacaaggccttaagAGTCTCAGAATATGAGAGTTTGTTGGAGCCTCACGACGGGATGCGTGTCCAATTTTGTTACCACAGCTGAAGAAAAATGGACTGCATGTTGTCGCTATTTATAAGTGGTCAAAAAAGTTAAACCATTATCGCTTCTTTGGGAGATGTTATCGTAAGCGCTCCTCCGTCAGCTTCACGTAAGCGATCCTCCGTCAGCTTCACGAAAAGGTTGAAAAAACGTTTTTCTTCTGTCctttttatttacaattttttaataaatcagTCATTCTACGTATTAATGGcagattttttaaacattgttaAGTACAAAAGGTCAGATGTTAATCCTAAGTGACTACGTGGCAAAGGGCTGAgacccaaaaattcaaaagattattttcaaaattaactctaaaatttttgctttttatatcatattaatcacttttaattactattcaaataaaaaaatcaatacaaaactaaaattttcacttttttttatacaaaatattcttacatttttttttttttttcatattaattaaatctgcTACAGTACCAGTCTACTCCCTTTtttccattccattgccaaatACAGCCAacataaaagataaattttagGGGGTATCTTAGGCCttccaaaaaataaactaaatctGCTATTATaattctctaattattttcattaatcAAGCAACGAATTATATTTACTTACAAGAACAAATCGATGTTAAAGGAAGAAGACGTACATCTTGCAGTCATGCAGATTCAATGGCTAAgattttgtttggcaaagcctttTTCCTTAGATATTGTAGGTGATGtcaattgatgtgaaaaaaataaaaaataaaaatgtttggtaaaaaaaagtgaaaaatttttgttttgtagtaattttttttatttgaaaagtaataaaaagtgaattatgtgatataaaaagtgaaaaaagtaagaatgttttgatgttgattttttttttttttgtgttgttgaGAAATTGTGCATGAAcagtaaaaaaggaaaagaaaggctCTGCCAAATAAAGCTTGAGTCATTAACTCCTTCCTAGTCTCAATTATATCATCAAATTAGATATCATCGATACTTAATTAGTCATTTAGTCTATGTATATAACTAAGCTTCTCGTGTAATTAGTGTTTGCATGTAACTTTACTTTCTCATAAGTCATCagcaaaaataatttatttgcttGTTTTCAATAGAAACAtgattgaaaaacaaatttcaaagatACATATATATGGCATCCTAAGACTTCTAATACTATCTCAACAGTCAACACTTAAGTTAAGAGTACTTAACTATAGACTAATAACTAAATAATAAAGATAGATACTAATTAACTAATAAGTAAGACTCTTGTTCTTATCCATTTCTCGTATATCTGGTACGTACGTAACATCAGACTAATTCTTTTAAGAAACTTATAAGAATTAATGGAcagaaaaaagacaaataaagtTTTCATGGACAAAAATCTTCCAGCATGCATGATAATAACCGATTCTAGAACATATATATCTGAGTAATCgttgaatttgttttttgggaCGAATACctatcattagatttgtgatggatattttttaaattttaatcaaattgataattttaagtataaaaaaatgaaaatttgtctAGTATTACTATAAGACAAAAGGAAAAGGCCAGGGGATTCCTGTCCCTATATCCACTtgcatataataatatatgcaAGTGGATATTGTCTACGTGGCCAGATAGAAAGTCTGACATTTGAATTTAAGTGTGAATCCAACGCATATGTGAAAAGTATTTGGAAGGAATGTTCGATTAGGGTGAAAGTTAATTTagagagaaaacaagaaaatggtCAAAGAATGAACAATAAAATCGTGATATGACTCCTTACCTAATGGGTAATGCTACTTAATGGCATGCATGCACGGCTTCGAAGAGCTCCACTATTTTTCTCTCAAAGTAGATAATAATAAGGTGTGAGGATAACGTTCAATTAATGATCCCTTaaaacatcatcatcatataaaagagttatatatattCGAACCTCTTATATTAGCTGCTAGTGAGTTTTACTGgctaagaaattttttattttctagatAATAAGTTAATTACCTCAAGTGGTACTGATTTTTATACCTTAAATAGGACTGGTGCGTGCATGAGAGGCCGAAAGAGCACGAAGAGAATTGAAGCTCAAGAGTTTCTCAATCTTCAGGTAATTCTCTGtgcatttctttatttgaatCAACTTCTATATATGACATTCTTTCATAAACTTGATATATGCTACCCAATCCGACAGGCCATATGTCAACGACAAGCTCCGTCCAGGAAGAGAACTTTGAGTCTCAGCCAATAGCCAAAACGACTGAGCAAAATCTCATATTAACAGTGGATAAAGATAAGGAGAGTCTTATTGATCTTGACAGAGATTCATCATCCATTTCCTCCATCAGCTTCGATGAAACAGGAGGAGTAAGATTTCTATTAATCACTTGAGAGATGAGTTCTCACAGCCGACAAAGAAACCGGCtcaatttttttccatttctttttaataatattttggggTTGATCACGTCAAACAACCCTTTTGggatttccatttctttttagGTCTATTTACTGGCTTTTTAAATACATAGTTTCCTTCTAGTTGTGTTTGCATACACAGCATATATGGTAGCATACACTACCAAGGCTTTATCAACTGGTTCAGTTTCTTGTATGTGCATGCATGCAGGTGCATGCTATCAACTGGTTcagtttcttttaaataaataatctctTAAGAGAAAATTCGAAagtatctttctttttaaataatatatataatctcttaGGTGAAAATTAGAAAGCATCTTTcctttcaaataattaatgtaatttttgtaCGTAGGAAGAAATTAGGGTATTTTCCCTAATTACTCTTGTAACTTGTAAGGCCTTTTCTATAAAATCCAAGGTTTATTGGATTAGAGGTATCTTACAATTTCTTCATATATTTCACATTGTATGAATTTTAGGAGGCATTAATTAGCTCCCTCAAAGTAGctgatctattttctatttgattttcGCATTTCCCTAGGTTCTAAACCTTCCAATACCATTTGATCCATTCCAAAGTAGTTTTGGGcgtgacaatatatatatatatatatataagatttaatCCGTACAATACCTTCCAACTTATAAAACTTAggacacgttttttttttttttttttttttttttttaaaaaaaagtagtcATTCCCATTAGAATGGTTAAAGTAATAGctattcttttttccttttttttttttttaaaaaaaaaaaaggaaatgagaGGAATAATTAGTCCTTAAAATATAGATTGTGTTTTCCAAAAAAGTCAACATTAttcatttactttttcaaacccaaattacaaagagaaaaaaaaggataaatataCTTTGACCCCTTGACCTCACAGCCATTTTTTAGTTAGTCTCCTAAAGCGACAGGTGTGAAACTTAGGGTATTAGATATCACATCTGAATGGTGTCCATCATAAAATTAAGGATCCATTTCAATATTATCCAATGCAGGACTAAGAATGGCTTAGTCTTTTTATGCTGGACGAGGGTCCACCACGAAAGGCTTCAGTTCAGGGGCAGTGCGATCACCTCTTTGTTATGGGTGGCCAACTACTCCCACTCATCGAaatcattccttttttttttttttttggaaaaaaataaaaaaatatatggattttttgaaaaacacaatATATTTCTCTAGGAATAGCCCTATGTTTTGTTAGGGTGGCTAACCTCccatataattttcaatttttttttttttctttttaaatccggagcattttaaaaattttgattcaattctagTGACCgcattttttttaccaaataaaaaaaaatagaaataatcatTATATTTGAACCTcttatattcataaaataattcattcttatttttaaagGAATTACCATTTCGTATACCAAATGTATTAGTTCATAGTGGTGATGTGATTTAGCATTTCATattgttgagaataaggttgtatattgaattacATTGAGTACCGCTCGTATATAaggggcatatatatatacatgtcaaTATTAATACAGACACATACATCATACATGCACAACCATGTTGTCACAGTatacatgaaaaacatcattatgagtaATCATGTTGTCACAGTATACAAgagtagcagaagaaagagagacacccatATCCTATAACAACCATCGCAACCAAATTAAAGAAGTTCCAAAGTGATGTTTGATAGAGCACGATATTCAATCTCGATATATAGTTTATTTCTTACGTCACTAATAAATAGGAGAGGTGCCGAGTAGGAAACAATAATAAACGGTAGAACGACGATTTGTGAGACAAaactatatttaattaatttaacacATGAAAAAACTCTAACATATCAAGCTAATGATGTACTTTAATCATGAAAGCAGAGACGTCTTTATATATTGGTCTTTCTCTTTTAGTGGATGGTAGGATTTCAGCATCATTTCTTATCAGTTTTCTTTTTGCTGGAAAATAAGacttattttcttatattttttaaatttcagaaCCCacaaatagtgccaagtgtggAAATCACTTCAGCAATATTAGCTCATGTTCCCATAAATATGGATTCCAATGATGCAAAACTCCAACAAGCCCACATAATTCCCAGGATTTTAGCAGAGAGAGGCGTCCAAGGAGTTGCTGAGGCTTTGGATACTAATTTAGAGAACGGACTTGATGAGGAACATCTACATTGTCGGCGCCAAGCCAGCACATTATCCCTAACACTTGCTCCTACACCAGGCTTCTTTATACGTATCCTAAAAGCTTGCAATGATTGCACCGTTTGGCTTCTATTCCTGGCTGCAGGGTTGTCAATTTTCTTTGGTATCAACGGCATGACCGATGGTTTACTCTACGGTTTTATCACAATTTCTGTTATCATCGTGATTGTGGTACTTAATATGTCAGGAAAGCAACAACCATCGAAAATGCCTCGAAAGGCGATTATAGTCAGGAGAGGGGGACACGAAAAGGAAGTTTCCAGCTCCGATGTTTTAGTAGGTGACATTGTTCCCCTCGAGAGGGGTCGTCTGATCCCTGCTGATGGTTTGTTCTTCACATTGGGTGAATCCTTGAAACTGGAATTGGATGATGGGTCCACCATTGATGCCAATAAGCCATTTCTGTTCTATGGTGCAAAGGTGACTGGTGGATCTGGTGGCATGTTGGTTACATCAGTGGGCACAGATACAACATTTGGTCAGTTGATGACTCAGGTTACCCAAACCCCAGGCATGACCCCATTACCAGTGGAACTTGATAAAGTGAATAACATATTACATGTTGCTGGCCTTTTAATCCCTATCCTCATCCTTTTTGTGTTGTTCCTCCGCTTGAAGCTTGGAGACGAAGATGTTAAATCTAAGCTCCCACAGCTCAGGGTGAAACCAATTCATATAGTGGATGCAATCAACAGACTTTTTGTGAATTCAAATGGGAGGTTCACTACTTTAATAGCCACACTTACTATGTCGCTGATTGGAGTAAAGGGAGGAATGCCTTATGTAATCTCGTGCGGCATTGATTATTGGCAGAAGAAGATGCTGTCTAAAAAGGCCTTTGCCGATCAAAAACCTTTGGCTTGGCTCACCATGGGCTCGGTCTCAACTATCTGCATTGACAAAGCTGCTTGGCTACCACTAAACCAACCGGCAGTTGGCAAGGACTCTAAAGAGACGAGCAAAGCAATAGAAGGTTTGAAAACCGCTGGAGTTAACATCATATTGGTTTCAGAAGATAAAGAGTCAGGGTTGGAAGCCATAGCTCTCGAGTCAGATGGATTGGTGATTGAAGGTGAAAACTGTCGAAATTACAGCGATCATGAAGAGAGGATGACTAAGGTAAATAATATCACCTTGATGGAAAGTTGTACCCCATTTGATAAGCTCCTTCTGGTGcagtgtttgaagaaaaaaggcaATAGAGTAGCAATGGTTGGAGGCAAAACAAACGAGATTCCTGCACTGAAAGAAGCTGACGTGGGACTTGTGATGGAGAGTTATAGCAGCGAAATGGCCATAGAAAGTTCTGAAATCATCATCAGGGATGGTAACTTCAGTTTCTTGGTCACCATTATAAGGTGTGGGAGATGTACATATGAAAATATACGCAAGTATATCCAATTTCAGCTTAGCATGACTATTGCAGGGCTGTTGATACCCACCATCACAACCATATCttttggatattctccaatttcGATAATCCAATTGCCATGGGCAAACTTTGTTTCCACTTTTCTAGGTGGCCTTGCATTAATGACTGAGCCGCCAACAGATAAATTGATGGAGAAGCTGCCACTGAGACAAACCGAACCACTGATCACCAAGGCTATGTGGAGAAACCTTGTTAGCCAAGCTCTATATCAGACTGCCATCTCGGTGTTCTTCCAATCTAAGGGGCAGACTATCCTGGGCATCAGCAAGAAGGTTAGTGAAACCATTATCTTTAATAGCTTTGTTCTCTGCCAAGTCTTTAACATAGTCAACGCTAGGGAGCTGGAGAAGAAGAACGTGTTCAGGGGCATTCATCGTAACCCCTGGATTTGGGTGGCTGTGTGTGTTATTCTAGTGCTCCAGGTGGCTTTTATTGAGATTGCACATATCCTTATAGGCAATGGAATTTTGAATTGGGTGGAGTGGCTCATCTGTCTTATAATTGGGATGAGTTTATTGGCAACCGATTGGGCTACAAAATGGACATCAGAATGCATTGTGGATTGGTTCTCACATATGGGAACCATGCATTGGCATGACACCATCAGCTCCCTCAGAATCTAGTTAATTCTA
Coding sequences within it:
- the LOC132170180 gene encoding calcium-transporting ATPase 12, plasma membrane-type-like, with translation MDSNDAKLQQAHIIPRILAERGVQGVAEALDTNLENGLDEEHLHCRRQASTLSLTLAPTPGFFIRILKACNDCTVWLLFLAAGLSIFFGINGMTDGLLYGFITISVIIVIVVLNMSGKQQPSKMPRKAIIVRRGGHEKEVSSSDVLVGDIVPLERGRLIPADGLFFTLGESLKLELDDGSTIDANKPFLFYGAKVTGGSGGMLVTSVGTDTTFGQLMTQVTQTPGMTPLPVELDKVNNILHVAGLLIPILILFVLFLRLKLGDEDVKSKLPQLRVKPIHIVDAINRLFVNSNGRFTTLIATLTMSLIGVKGGMPYVISCGIDYWQKKMLSKKAFADQKPLAWLTMGSVSTICIDKAAWLPLNQPAVGKDSKETSKAIEGLKTAGVNIILVSEDKESGLEAIALESDGLVIEGENCRNYSDHEERMTKVNNITLMESCTPFDKLLLVQCLKKKGNRVAMVGGKTNEIPALKEADVGLVMESYSSEMAIESSEIIIRDGNFSFLVTIIRCGRCTYENIRKYIQFQLSMTIAGLLIPTITTISFGYSPISIIQLPWANFVSTFLGGLALMTEPPTDKLMEKLPLRQTEPLITKAMWRNLVSQALYQTAISVFFQSKGQTILGISKKVSETIIFNSFVLCQVFNIVNARELEKKNVFRGIHRNPWIWVAVCVILVLQVAFIEIAHILIGNGILNWVEWLICLIIGMSLLATDWATKWTSECIVDWFSHMGTMHWHDTISSLRI